One genomic region from Haloarcula taiwanensis encodes:
- a CDS encoding glycosyl transferase family 2 gives MRTVAVIPAYNESSTIGSVIDGTSQHVDEVVVVDDGSSDDTAAVARKHGAHVVTHVFNTGVGGAVRTGYQYAIRHDYDFVVQVDADGQHDPAKIPTLLDHAEDADMVIGSRYLNESIEDYPLVRRLGITFFTTVVRKLGGIDITDVTSGFRVYRVSALEDILHRSDNHWAVEQTLDAAQRGHRIEEVSIEMPIRDEGESQFSLDTLVLYPLRMTDTVFRVLLFR, from the coding sequence GTGCGAACAGTCGCCGTCATCCCCGCGTACAACGAGTCGAGCACCATCGGGTCGGTGATTGACGGGACCAGCCAGCACGTCGACGAGGTCGTCGTCGTCGACGACGGCTCGTCTGACGACACCGCAGCCGTCGCCCGGAAGCACGGTGCACACGTCGTCACGCATGTGTTCAACACCGGTGTCGGTGGGGCCGTCAGGACGGGCTATCAGTACGCGATTCGGCACGACTACGACTTCGTCGTGCAGGTCGATGCCGACGGCCAACACGACCCGGCGAAGATTCCGACCCTGCTGGACCACGCGGAGGACGCGGACATGGTCATCGGCAGCCGCTACCTGAACGAGAGCATCGAGGATTACCCGCTGGTCAGGCGGCTGGGGATCACCTTCTTTACCACCGTCGTCCGCAAACTCGGCGGCATCGACATCACCGACGTGACCAGCGGCTTTCGCGTCTACCGCGTGTCGGCCTTAGAGGACATCCTCCACCGCTCGGACAACCACTGGGCGGTCGAACAGACGCTCGATGCGGCCCAGCGCGGCCACCGCATCGAAGAAGTATCGATAGAGATGCCGATCCGGGACGAGGGCGAGTCGCAGTTCAGCCTCGACACGCTCGTGCTGTACCCGCTTCGGATGACTGACACGGTGTTTCGCGTCCTCCTCTTTCGCTAA
- a CDS encoding polysaccharide deacetylase — MTDRAVLSIDFELFTQTPAYRSASGTTDRDGVGLDGGRFFRDTLAKYDATSTAFVVSSVAQTHPDAVRALSDAGIEIGSHTQTHQLLSALDSEERRAELSQSKAVLERVTGKRVSGFRAPAFDITDDHFDLLADTGYTYDSSVVSSRSIPGWYGGEYDIHEPVPATAVRPDAPDSVTEFPASVMPGLQLPLTGTWLRFFGPRYTILGMKLLARRGITPMLYVHPWELVDLPAVEGVPTRVYVRTGDWMRRAVERILQQDFEFTTARAVLADGEAAASQLHRGETP; from the coding sequence ATGACTGACCGGGCGGTGTTGTCGATAGATTTCGAGCTGTTCACCCAGACGCCGGCCTACCGGAGCGCATCGGGGACGACCGACCGCGACGGTGTCGGCCTCGACGGCGGTCGATTTTTCAGGGACACGCTCGCAAAGTACGATGCGACTTCGACCGCATTCGTGGTCTCATCAGTCGCTCAGACCCATCCCGACGCCGTGCGAGCGCTGTCTGATGCGGGTATCGAAATCGGCTCGCACACGCAGACACACCAGTTGCTCTCTGCTCTCGACAGCGAGGAGCGACGAGCGGAGTTGTCCCAGTCGAAGGCCGTGCTGGAGCGAGTTACCGGCAAACGCGTCTCCGGGTTCCGCGCGCCTGCCTTCGACATCACCGACGACCACTTCGACCTGCTTGCCGATACCGGGTACACGTACGACTCTAGCGTCGTCTCCAGTCGGTCAATACCGGGGTGGTACGGCGGCGAGTACGACATTCACGAGCCGGTGCCGGCGACGGCCGTGCGTCCAGACGCGCCGGACAGCGTTACGGAGTTCCCGGCGAGCGTCATGCCCGGCCTGCAGTTACCTCTCACCGGGACCTGGCTCCGGTTTTTCGGCCCGCGATACACGATTCTGGGCATGAAATTACTAGCCCGGCGTGGTATCACGCCAATGCTGTACGTCCATCCGTGGGAACTGGTCGACCTGCCAGCCGTTGAGGGAGTGCCGACGCGGGTGTACGTCAGAACTGGTGACTGGATGCGCCGGGCCGTCGAACGGATTCTGCAACAGGACTTCGAGTTCACGACCGCACGGGCCGTTTTAGCTGACGGTGAGGCGGCCGCGTCACAGCTACACAGGGGCGAGACGCCGTGA
- a CDS encoding dolichyl-phosphate-mannose--protein mannosyltransferase, protein MSGWRSLPRRAVEQGRSDLRDDPYLRYILLLSTVLVGFWFWHRIPNFATRDEYSRLLDAMVVYGSVLEEPTFEGLKAGVEWGRAPFGATLYLYVLAILPVVLVAALTGDLGAFTAIAFPSWEFGHYEAWAATPEWIWTGSLVFIRLTNVVAALCAVYLTYRLGVAIEGRNAGRLSAVVLSLTFGFLTISKEAGEDMPALVFVLLALYLLVRYVQTDDGTLFLAASAAGGVAIAFKLTAAPVILLIGVAFLLRARVADAPLTETLYRPKLLLSGALLGFVMIVLGFPTALVAGPEPFIERVFGGSTSRMSHPTGPDAPMWWWFLRGYFSALGLPLVAAAAASIVATVATLRDRGVAVHGTVLVLTGLIAYIAMFSQWHDFRVHHLLPTFPLLALLVGGRLVDLRERSSSLARPVMAVLLVTTAVYAGIGAAQFASMPRDEATAWLEDNSDEGDVVESYRVHIQDTAIPHSLTARHVAGQDSEAEEAMACPRYIQVGYRDLLYLKEDTYYRNGDAQAVYLRKLLNEEYNYRIVAEFGERPPNFVPQRPTPGSFTDLLRLGVVPHTDQFADEQELAANQYTLILERDGQCDTSRHPPF, encoded by the coding sequence ATGAGTGGCTGGCGGTCACTGCCCCGACGTGCTGTCGAACAGGGACGGTCGGACCTCCGGGACGACCCCTATCTCCGCTATATTCTCCTCCTGTCGACTGTGCTGGTCGGATTCTGGTTCTGGCACCGCATCCCGAACTTCGCGACCCGGGACGAGTACAGCCGCCTGCTCGACGCGATGGTCGTCTACGGCTCAGTCCTCGAAGAACCGACCTTCGAGGGTCTCAAGGCCGGTGTCGAGTGGGGCCGGGCCCCGTTCGGCGCGACGCTGTACCTCTACGTACTCGCCATCCTCCCTGTCGTCCTTGTCGCAGCACTGACCGGCGACCTGGGCGCGTTCACAGCCATCGCCTTCCCAAGCTGGGAGTTCGGCCACTACGAGGCCTGGGCCGCCACGCCCGAGTGGATATGGACCGGGAGCCTCGTCTTCATCCGGCTAACCAACGTCGTTGCTGCACTCTGTGCCGTCTACCTCACCTACCGCCTGGGCGTCGCAATCGAGGGGCGCAACGCGGGCCGGCTGTCGGCGGTCGTGCTCTCGCTGACCTTCGGCTTCCTCACCATCTCGAAGGAAGCCGGCGAGGATATGCCGGCGCTGGTGTTTGTCCTCCTCGCGCTGTACCTGCTGGTCAGGTACGTTCAGACCGACGACGGAACGCTGTTTCTAGCGGCGAGCGCCGCTGGCGGGGTCGCCATCGCGTTCAAACTGACGGCCGCGCCGGTTATCCTGCTTATCGGCGTCGCCTTCCTGCTGCGTGCCCGTGTCGCTGACGCGCCGCTAACGGAGACGCTGTACCGGCCGAAGCTCCTCCTGAGCGGCGCTTTGCTTGGGTTCGTCATGATCGTGCTTGGATTCCCGACCGCGCTCGTGGCGGGTCCCGAGCCGTTCATCGAGCGGGTGTTCGGCGGCTCGACCTCGCGGATGAGTCACCCGACCGGTCCCGACGCCCCGATGTGGTGGTGGTTCCTGCGGGGGTACTTCAGCGCGCTTGGACTGCCGCTGGTTGCCGCGGCCGCAGCCAGCATCGTGGCGACCGTTGCGACGTTGCGTGACCGCGGTGTCGCCGTCCACGGCACTGTCCTCGTCCTGACGGGACTGATAGCCTACATCGCCATGTTCTCTCAGTGGCACGACTTCCGGGTCCACCACCTCTTGCCGACGTTCCCGCTGCTCGCCTTACTCGTCGGGGGACGACTGGTGGACCTCCGCGAGCGCTCGTCGTCTCTGGCGCGACCGGTGATGGCCGTTCTGTTGGTAACAACGGCCGTCTACGCCGGTATCGGGGCAGCCCAGTTCGCGTCGATGCCCCGGGACGAGGCGACAGCGTGGCTCGAAGACAACAGCGACGAGGGGGACGTGGTGGAGTCGTATCGCGTCCACATCCAAGACACTGCTATCCCGCACTCGCTGACCGCCCGCCACGTCGCCGGTCAGGACTCGGAAGCGGAGGAAGCGATGGCGTGTCCGCGATACATTCAGGTCGGGTACCGTGACCTGCTCTACCTCAAAGAAGACACCTACTACCGGAACGGTGACGCACAGGCCGTCTACCTCCGGAAGCTTCTGAACGAGGAGTATAACTACCGAATCGTCGCGGAGTTCGGGGAGCGGCCGCCGAACTTCGTGCCCCAGCGGCCGACGCCCGGTTCCTTTACCGACCTGCTCCGACTCGGCGTTGTCCCGCACACGGACCAGTTCGCCGACGAGCAGGAACTCGCGGCGAACCAGTACACGCTGATTTTGGAGCGTGACGGCCAGTGCGACACGAGCCGGCATCCGCCCTTCTGA
- a CDS encoding glycosyl transferase, which translates to MDAAVIVPAYNEAESLARCLAPFESQPVELVVVVGGDDGTEQVARDAPFVDTVVRCDEGGAGIARNRGAEAATAPILLFTDADTVVPEDWVRLHLRHYTDDDVVGVGGPARPLEDSLKHRVLFKLLSDYWYRVSWPLGFVQQPGFNCSFRADAFEAAGGFDEDIPFMEDTELSLRMKDYGRIVYDADSCVATSARREADEGYLSLFAKYVRGYANHYILRREFDADYF; encoded by the coding sequence ATGGACGCCGCAGTTATCGTCCCGGCCTACAACGAGGCGGAGTCGCTGGCCCGCTGTCTGGCTCCCTTCGAGTCACAGCCCGTCGAACTGGTCGTCGTGGTCGGCGGCGACGACGGGACGGAACAGGTAGCCCGCGACGCCCCCTTCGTCGACACCGTCGTCCGGTGCGACGAGGGCGGAGCGGGAATCGCCAGGAACCGCGGAGCAGAAGCCGCGACAGCGCCGATACTGCTGTTTACCGATGCCGATACGGTCGTCCCCGAGGACTGGGTCCGCCTGCATCTCAGGCACTACACCGACGACGATGTGGTGGGGGTCGGCGGCCCCGCACGCCCGCTCGAAGACAGCCTCAAACACCGCGTGCTGTTCAAACTGCTGTCGGACTACTGGTATCGGGTCTCGTGGCCGCTGGGCTTCGTCCAGCAACCGGGCTTCAACTGTAGCTTCCGGGCCGACGCCTTCGAGGCCGCGGGCGGCTTCGACGAAGACATTCCGTTTATGGAGGATACAGAACTCTCTCTCCGGATGAAAGACTACGGCCGGATTGTCTACGATGCGGACTCCTGTGTCGCTACGTCGGCCCGCCGTGAGGCCGACGAGGGGTATCTCTCGCTGTTTGCGAAGTACGTCCGCGGGTACGCGAACCACTACATCCTTCGCCGGGAGTTCGATGCCGACTACTTCTGA
- a CDS encoding MFS transporter gives MRETVTHLPAADTNHSVNANDRAITALVMLAHGLVHTYEMAVPIFVVIWLTEFDLINLGIAQFDVTTATVGVIVTVGYGLFGAGALPGGIIVDRIGSRRLITGCLLGMGGSYILLGLAPSMVVIALALILWGISASVYHPAGLSLISKGVEQRGTGLAYHGVAGNLGIGLGPLVAAILLLVAEWRTVALVLGVPALLAAVYASQASFDETAAVTTATDGGSKANSGIDSLGEFLSESKHLLAGSFLFVFVVVMCSGLYYRGVLTFLPELLRDLPGFEPIPVETLLPPTVLSALGIETGTGQAFKPQDYFYAGLLLIGVLGQYAGGKLSDRIPVEYGIAGSFLVLAVLAVLFVPVSAIGFGPLAVLGALLGVALFVVQPMYQAAVAEHTPTGTRGLSYGYTYLGVFGVGALGGGLAGSILAFANVTALFGTLAGIALVAVLAGTTLARRS, from the coding sequence ATGCGCGAAACCGTCACACACTTGCCGGCGGCCGACACGAACCACAGTGTGAACGCGAACGACCGAGCGATCACTGCACTGGTCATGCTCGCACACGGGCTGGTCCACACCTACGAGATGGCGGTCCCGATATTCGTCGTCATCTGGCTCACCGAGTTCGACCTCATTAACCTCGGTATCGCTCAGTTCGACGTGACAACGGCGACCGTCGGCGTCATCGTAACAGTAGGCTATGGCCTGTTCGGGGCCGGCGCGCTCCCGGGCGGCATCATCGTCGACCGAATCGGTTCCCGCCGGCTCATCACCGGCTGTCTGCTCGGCATGGGTGGGTCGTACATCCTGCTGGGACTGGCTCCGAGTATGGTCGTTATCGCGCTCGCGCTCATCCTCTGGGGAATCTCTGCCAGCGTGTACCATCCGGCGGGGCTCTCGCTTATCAGCAAAGGTGTCGAACAGCGCGGGACCGGACTCGCCTATCACGGCGTCGCTGGCAACCTGGGTATCGGTCTCGGTCCGCTCGTCGCCGCGATTCTCCTGTTGGTCGCCGAGTGGCGGACCGTCGCGCTCGTTCTCGGGGTTCCGGCGCTGCTCGCCGCCGTCTACGCCTCGCAGGCGAGTTTCGACGAAACGGCGGCGGTGACGACGGCGACTGACGGCGGGTCGAAGGCCAACAGCGGCATCGACTCCCTCGGAGAGTTCCTCTCGGAGAGCAAGCACTTGCTGGCCGGGAGTTTTCTCTTCGTGTTCGTCGTCGTCATGTGCTCGGGGCTGTACTACCGCGGTGTCCTCACGTTCCTCCCGGAACTCCTGCGAGACTTGCCGGGCTTCGAGCCAATCCCGGTGGAGACGTTACTGCCACCCACCGTGCTCTCAGCGCTTGGCATCGAAACCGGAACGGGGCAGGCCTTCAAGCCACAGGACTATTTTTACGCCGGCCTGTTGCTCATCGGCGTCCTCGGCCAGTACGCCGGGGGGAAACTCAGCGACCGGATTCCCGTCGAGTACGGTATCGCCGGGTCGTTCCTCGTGCTTGCCGTCCTTGCAGTGCTGTTCGTTCCGGTGTCGGCGATAGGCTTCGGGCCGCTGGCGGTGCTCGGTGCGCTTCTGGGCGTCGCGCTGTTCGTCGTCCAGCCGATGTATCAGGCCGCCGTCGCGGAGCACACGCCCACTGGCACGCGCGGACTGTCGTACGGCTACACGTATCTGGGTGTGTTCGGGGTCGGCGCGCTCGGTGGCGGGCTGGCGGGGTCGATTCTGGCTTTCGCGAACGTGACGGCGCTGTTCGGGACACTCGCCGGAATCGCACTCGTCGCTGTCCTCGCGGGAACCACCCTCGCTCGTCGTTCGTGA
- a CDS encoding CopG family transcriptional regulator codes for MSKIKVSLPDQVDSDIQRLVEQGEFLNRDQAVEDLLKRGISAYNTTTEETETLDEEIFDQTASEQQDPAMQDDFL; via the coding sequence GTGAGCAAGATCAAGGTGTCACTCCCGGACCAGGTGGACTCGGACATCCAGCGACTCGTCGAACAGGGCGAGTTCCTCAACCGCGACCAAGCAGTCGAAGATCTCCTGAAGCGGGGGATTTCGGCCTATAATACTACGACCGAAGAGACCGAAACGCTCGACGAAGAGATTTTCGACCAGACGGCCTCCGAACAGCAGGACCCCGCGATGCAGGACGACTTCCTCTAG
- a CDS encoding AAA family ATPase, giving the protein MSADRVRGVVVDIEEPKTVTTQYGESDLCEVTIRPERGAGEPTTVTLWGKWTENAAVIETGMEIAVYNPDEREYQGEQQYSVGGDATLVVQPDFLVDVTDIRAWVQCPRMYYLRKLDGADHAYPLVKGTVVHEVFGDLLRGRDLDTAIEEQVDAAGLDIGLLGRESDEVAGDVRDHAAAIQGWLQQGTLTETDQWRSEMTLISERFGMKGRADAVRRGMPVELKTGKNTKREPRFQDKIQATAYALMLGERTAGADSAVEAAPDTGTLLYTKNAAVDRAEESGDLSPAKEFSIGSGLLNYVVRTRNAIAAMEYDCSVPTGYEANAKCEYCFEQDTCMAVSGRLDQESKAGQVGRAVPDEELDYFEQFYAAIEAERRSVHREYAKLWEQTPEERADNDRALIDLEPTGRRELDGGRWELRATGTGAVSKIREGNLVLASDGDPVTGNAELARVERLGEEIVVTADEPLDLRRLDVYPSELTTDRLQNALHDAVLLQSPEQKDVLFGRREPDFNTVEETFIDNNDAQNEAVQLAVGAEDFALVHGPPGTGKTYTLARMVRALVARGDRVLLSAFTNRAVDNLLEALEDQGYTDIVRVGTESGVRGDMQKYRLETSGDPGACASRLQTAQVVAATTATCGGSTLQTQEFDVAVVDEAGQLTEPGTLAATTLAGRFVLVGDHQQLPPVVQSEDETLSTSLFERLMEAHPEAGIMLDRQYRMAQHIQAFASREFYDGQLRPATGEVAAQRLDDLDSVSTTSLPKRLRDRVAFVDPDGSQVGNTNPAEADRIADIVASYRSAGVAADDIGVIAPYRAQVAEISKRLPDVTVDTVDRFQGSSKEVIIISFVATGALDSPIFEDYRRINVALTRAKKALVLVGDGDALATDEVYGRMVEWARG; this is encoded by the coding sequence GTGAGCGCGGATCGCGTTCGCGGCGTCGTCGTCGACATCGAGGAGCCGAAGACGGTGACCACCCAGTACGGGGAAAGCGACCTCTGTGAGGTGACCATCCGCCCTGAACGCGGAGCCGGCGAACCGACGACAGTGACACTCTGGGGGAAGTGGACTGAGAACGCCGCCGTCATCGAGACAGGCATGGAGATCGCCGTCTACAACCCCGACGAGCGGGAGTACCAGGGCGAGCAGCAGTACTCCGTCGGCGGCGACGCCACCCTCGTCGTCCAGCCGGATTTCCTCGTCGACGTGACCGACATCCGGGCGTGGGTGCAGTGCCCGCGGATGTACTACCTCCGGAAACTCGACGGCGCGGACCACGCCTATCCGCTGGTGAAGGGGACCGTCGTCCACGAGGTGTTCGGCGACCTGCTCCGTGGCCGGGACCTCGACACTGCTATCGAGGAGCAGGTGGACGCCGCCGGACTGGATATCGGATTGCTGGGCCGAGAGTCCGACGAGGTGGCCGGCGACGTGCGTGACCACGCCGCAGCTATTCAGGGCTGGCTCCAGCAGGGGACGCTAACTGAAACAGACCAGTGGCGCTCCGAGATGACGCTCATCTCCGAGCGGTTCGGCATGAAGGGGCGGGCCGATGCCGTCCGGCGCGGGATGCCCGTCGAACTCAAGACCGGCAAGAACACCAAGCGAGAGCCCCGATTCCAGGACAAGATTCAGGCGACCGCGTACGCGCTGATGCTCGGCGAGCGCACGGCCGGCGCGGACAGCGCCGTCGAGGCCGCGCCGGATACGGGCACGCTCCTGTACACCAAAAACGCCGCCGTGGACCGCGCCGAGGAAAGCGGCGACCTCTCACCGGCCAAGGAGTTCTCTATCGGGAGCGGGCTGCTGAACTACGTCGTCCGGACGCGCAATGCGATTGCGGCGATGGAGTACGACTGTAGCGTGCCGACCGGCTACGAGGCCAACGCGAAATGCGAGTACTGCTTCGAGCAGGACACCTGTATGGCCGTCTCCGGCCGCCTCGACCAGGAATCCAAGGCTGGACAGGTCGGCCGAGCGGTGCCCGACGAGGAACTGGACTACTTCGAGCAGTTCTACGCGGCAATCGAGGCCGAGCGCCGGTCCGTCCATCGGGAGTACGCGAAGCTCTGGGAACAGACGCCCGAGGAGCGCGCCGACAACGACCGCGCGCTCATCGACCTCGAACCGACCGGCCGCCGGGAACTCGACGGCGGCCGGTGGGAACTCCGCGCGACCGGGACCGGGGCCGTCTCGAAAATCCGCGAAGGAAATCTCGTGCTCGCCAGCGACGGCGACCCGGTGACCGGCAACGCTGAACTGGCCCGCGTAGAACGTCTCGGCGAAGAAATCGTCGTCACGGCTGACGAGCCACTGGACCTCCGGCGGCTGGACGTGTACCCCTCCGAGCTGACGACCGACCGGCTCCAGAACGCGCTCCACGACGCCGTGCTCCTCCAGTCGCCCGAGCAGAAGGACGTGCTGTTCGGGCGGCGCGAGCCGGACTTCAATACCGTCGAGGAGACGTTCATCGACAACAACGACGCCCAGAACGAGGCCGTCCAGTTAGCGGTCGGCGCGGAGGACTTCGCGCTCGTTCACGGCCCGCCCGGGACGGGCAAGACCTATACGCTAGCCCGAATGGTGCGGGCTCTGGTTGCTCGCGGCGACCGAGTACTGCTCTCTGCCTTTACCAACCGCGCCGTGGACAATCTGCTGGAGGCGCTAGAAGACCAGGGGTACACCGATATCGTCCGCGTCGGCACGGAGAGCGGTGTCCGCGGGGACATGCAGAAGTACCGGCTGGAGACCAGCGGCGACCCCGGTGCGTGTGCGAGCCGGCTCCAGACCGCACAGGTCGTCGCGGCGACGACGGCCACCTGTGGCGGGAGCACGCTCCAGACCCAGGAGTTCGACGTGGCCGTCGTCGACGAAGCCGGCCAACTGACCGAGCCGGGGACGCTCGCGGCGACGACGCTCGCCGGCCGGTTTGTGCTCGTCGGCGACCACCAGCAGCTCCCGCCCGTGGTCCAGTCGGAAGACGAGACGCTGTCGACCTCGCTGTTCGAGCGCCTGATGGAGGCCCACCCCGAGGCCGGCATCATGCTGGACCGCCAGTACCGGATGGCCCAGCACATTCAGGCCTTCGCCTCGCGAGAGTTCTACGACGGGCAGTTGCGGCCCGCGACCGGCGAGGTAGCGGCCCAGCGGCTCGATGACCTCGACAGCGTCTCGACCACGAGCCTGCCCAAGCGGCTCCGGGACCGCGTGGCGTTTGTCGACCCCGACGGCAGCCAAGTCGGCAACACCAACCCCGCCGAGGCCGACCGGATCGCCGACATCGTCGCGTCGTACCGGTCGGCGGGGGTAGCAGCCGACGATATCGGCGTCATCGCCCCGTACCGCGCGCAGGTCGCGGAGATATCGAAGCGTCTACCCGACGTGACCGTCGACACGGTCGACCGGTTCCAGGGGTCGAGCAAAGAAGTCATCATCATCTCGTTCGTCGCCACCGGAGCGCTCGACAGCCCCATCTTCGAGGACTACCGGCGTATCAACGTCGCGCTCACGCGGGCGAAGAAGGCGCTCGTGCTCGTCGGCGACGGCGACGCGCTGGCGACCGACGAGGTGTACGGTCGGATGGTCGAATGGGCGCGGGGCTGA
- a CDS encoding carbonic anhydrase produces the protein MPHHTHGSDGAHEHDEPEAGHVHESVDEGVDARDDWARRRRKGIPTDKQLLVVACMDERIPVEDALGLSLGDAQIYRNAGGKVTDDVIRSAALTTQYFDTTEIIVVNHTDCGMMSASDEDVIEGFEAAVDGDLDDVDLDPALPELNIGDASLAEWVRMTDDIDAACAAQVEYLENHDLIPDDVSVTGYVYEVESGHLRRPGERVAEQVNERV, from the coding sequence ATGCCACACCACACACACGGGAGCGACGGCGCACACGAGCACGACGAGCCGGAAGCCGGCCACGTCCACGAATCGGTCGACGAGGGTGTCGACGCACGGGACGACTGGGCGCGGCGGCGTCGGAAGGGGATTCCGACAGACAAGCAGTTGCTCGTCGTCGCCTGCATGGACGAGCGCATCCCCGTCGAGGACGCGCTCGGCCTCTCGCTGGGCGACGCACAGATTTACCGCAACGCCGGCGGCAAGGTCACAGACGACGTGATCCGCTCGGCCGCGCTGACGACACAGTACTTCGATACGACCGAAATCATCGTCGTCAACCACACCGACTGTGGGATGATGAGCGCGTCCGACGAGGACGTGATCGAAGGGTTCGAGGCCGCGGTCGACGGCGACCTCGACGACGTCGACCTCGACCCGGCGCTGCCGGAGTTGAATATCGGCGACGCGTCACTCGCGGAGTGGGTCCGGATGACCGACGACATCGACGCGGCGTGTGCGGCACAGGTCGAATACCTCGAAAACCACGACTTGATTCCCGACGACGTGAGCGTGACCGGGTACGTCTACGAGGTCGAGAGCGGGCACCTCCGGCGGCCCGGCGAGCGGGTCGCGGAGCAGGTCAACGAGCGCGTGTAG